A genomic segment from Neodiprion lecontei isolate iyNeoLeco1 chromosome 1, iyNeoLeco1.1, whole genome shotgun sequence encodes:
- the LOC107220110 gene encoding X-linked retinitis pigmentosa GTPase regulator isoform X2, producing the protein MGLPDIDNIPDTGAVFTIGRSRFADNFASHFFIRQDPVVSIVCGDEHSAVICQSGRLFVFGSNDWGQLGLGHKNHVSKPSCVKILKPEKVTNVACGRAHTLICTGGQKIFACGSDQEGQLGRGGLAAGDSSTTPVLIYDCGSAGPSISQVAAGSHHSMALLSDGGVIAWGSNLEGQLGLAGTSGLVNKPTKVPIPEIIKAISTGYYHTAFLTESGLIYVCGEAESGKLGIVVNFSTQAAPKQLQLPGPAAKIVCGGHHSLVLTETGELYCFGSNVSGQLGMGVDVTEVQTPKLLPRGVSEGEVITEIAAGESHTALVTESGKLFMCGDGRHGKLGLEENENNVHEITYGAKYEELMITDVSCGGCHTILIGKRREEVEEEPASVEPEHVARKNSLPPLKIAALGRIAGDILPDKNDLDNAIKSVENSITETKDKVKDTLTNAKTELQSNVESVVKNVTDTVKKDVEVVKKTAEGMMGSVTDAMNNIKKPEFPKKLADYIEEENKTEELLNELANETDETTNNNQTNKDDSGRVDNAEQSVERMQSATASLRSTISARSNRSTDRQIKSPVSSALAMEKPASPMDEHQIPPPKPPRQKSGLSDEAVKEGKSASLSNKSAKSAGNVSMNGTGDSKSPFQENNQIHELEETIKKSDTRRSSKTARSINGEEQPVSDSDRQTEEKENNIHEEELEKEQEKGETATAQDDADVIEPPPQKTGKIAKLFKGKKQELQNGVNGGSASNSKVKSKTCTVL; encoded by the exons ATACCGGGGCGGTATTCACTATCGGACGCAGCAGATTTGCCGATAACTTCGCTTCGCATTTTTTCATCCGACAGGACCCGGTGGTATCCATCGTTTGCGGGGACGAGCACTCGGCCGTCATATGCC AAAGCGGCAGACTTTTCGTCTTCGGGAGCAATGACTGGGGGCAGTTGGGCCTCGGGCACAAGAACCACGTTAGCAAACCGTCTTGCGTAAAGA TCCTGAAACCAGAAAAGGTGACTAACGTTGCGTGCGGAAGAGCTCACACTCTGATATGTACTG GTGGTCAAAAGATCTTTGCATGCGGAAGCGACCAGGAAGGTCAATTAGGTCGCGGAGGATTGGCTGCTGGAGACAGTTCGACTACTCCTGTTCTGATTTACGATTGCGGATCGGCTGGACCAAGCATATCGCAGGTCGCCGCTGGGTCTCATCATTCTATGGCACTTCTCAGTGACGGGGGAGTCATCGCCTGGGGCAGTAATCTTGAGGGACAGTTAGGGCTGGCCGGTACTTCCGGTTTAGTCAACAAGCCGACGAAGGTTCCGATTCCAGAAATCATAAAAGCGATCAGCACCGGATACTATCACACGGCGTTTTTGACCG aaaGCGGCCTCATATACGTCTGTGGCGAGGCTGAAAGTGGCAAGCTAGGAATCGTTGTCAACTTCTCTACCCAAGCCGCTCCGAAACAGTTGCAGCTTCCGGGTCCAGCTGCGAAGATCGTTTGTGGAGGACACCACAGTCTCGTTCTAACCG AAACCGGCGAACTCTACTGCTTCGGAAGCAACGTCAGCGGGCAATTAGGGATGGGTGTTGACGTAACAGAAGTACAAACGCCGAAGCTTCTTCCGCGTGGCGTTTCCGAGGGAGAAGTTATCACCGAAATCGCAGCCGGAGAAAGTCACACGGCTTTAGTTACGG AATCTGGCAAGCTGTTTATGTGCGGCGATGGAAGACACGGGAAACTCGGtcttgaagaaaatgaaaacaacgTCCACGAAATAACGTATGGGGCTAAATATGAAGAACTCATGATAACCGAT GTCTCATGCGGCGGTTGTCACACAATTCTCATCGGCAAAAGACGCGAAGAAGTTGAGGAAGAGCCTGCCAGTGTGGAACCG GAACACGTCGCGAGGAAGAATTCTCTGCCACCGTTGAAGATCGCGGCGCTTGGTCGAATTGCAGGTGACATATTGCCAGACAAGAACGATCTCGACAACGCGATAAAATCTGTTGAAAATAGCATTACAGAGACGAAGGATAAGGTGAAGGACACTTTGACGAATGCGAAGACGGAACTACAGAGCAACGTCGAAAGCGTGGTGAAAAATGTTACCGATACCGTCAAGAAAGACGTCGAGGTGGTGAAAAAAACCGCCGAGGGTATGATGGGCAGTGTTACAGACGCGATGAACAATATTAAGAAACCGGAATTCCCTAAAAAGCTCGCCGACTATATAGAGGAAGAGAATAAGACTGAAGAATTGCTGAACGAACTAGCCAACGAAACTGACGAAACAACGAACAACAATCAGACGAACAAAGACGATTCTGGAAGAGTAGACAACGCCGAGCAATCGGTGGAAAGGATGCAATCAGCGACCGCTAGTTTGAGATCTACCATTTCAGCGAGAAGTAATCGATCGACTGATAGGCAAATTAAATCACCCGTTAGCTCTGCCTTGGCAATGGAAAAGCCAGCATCTCCCATGGACGAACATCAAATCCCTCCTCCTAAGCCACCTAGACAAAAATCTGGTCTGTCGGATGAAGCGGTGAAAGAAGGGAAGAGTGCATCGCTTTCGAACAAATCCGCAAAAAGCGCCGGTAACGTGTCGATGAATGGAACTGGGGATTCTAAAAGTCCTTTTCAAGAAAACAATCAAATTCATGAGCTTGAGGAAACGATTAAGAAATCGGATACGCGGCGAAGTTCTAAAACAGCTCGATCAATAAATGGAGAAGAACAACCGGTTTCAGACAGTGATCGACaaacggaagaaaaagagaacaatATACACGAAGAAGAACTTGAAAAGGAACAGGAAAAAGGAGAGACGGCAACGGCGCAGGACGATGCTGATGTAATAGAACCTCCGCCGCAAAAAACAG GAAAAATTGCGAAACTATTCAAAGGGAAAAAACAGGAATTGCAAAATGGCGTTAATGGAGGCAGTGCATCTAATTCAAAAGTGAAA TCAAAGACGTGTACCGTGCTGTAA
- the LOC107220110 gene encoding X-linked retinitis pigmentosa GTPase regulator isoform X1: MGLPDIDNIPDTGAVFTIGRSRFADNFASHFFIRQDPVVSIVCGDEHSAVICQSGRLFVFGSNDWGQLGLGHKNHVSKPSCVKILKPEKVTNVACGRAHTLICTGGQKIFACGSDQEGQLGRGGLAAGDSSTTPVLIYDCGSAGPSISQVAAGSHHSMALLSDGGVIAWGSNLEGQLGLAGTSGLVNKPTKVPIPEIIKAISTGYYHTAFLTESGLIYVCGEAESGKLGIVVNFSTQAAPKQLQLPGPAAKIVCGGHHSLVLTETGELYCFGSNVSGQLGMGVDVTEVQTPKLLPRGVSEGEVITEIAAGESHTALVTESGKLFMCGDGRHGKLGLEENENNVHEITYGAKYEELMITDVSCGGCHTILIGKRREEVEEEPASVEPEHVARKNSLPPLKIAALGRIAGDILPDKNDLDNAIKSVENSITETKDKVKDTLTNAKTELQSNVESVVKNVTDTVKKDVEVVKKTAEGMMGSVTDAMNNIKKPEFPKKLADYIEEENKTEELLNELANETDETTNNNQTNKDDSGRVDNAEQSVERMQSATASLRSTISARSNRSTDRQIKSPVSSALAMEKPASPMDEHQIPPPKPPRQKSGLSDEAVKEGKSASLSNKSAKSAGNVSMNGTGDSKSPFQENNQIHELEETIKKSDTRRSSKTARSINGEEQPVSDSDRQTEEKENNIHEEELEKEQEKGETATAQDDADVIEPPPQKTETFRVIGKIAKLFKGKKQELQNGVNGGSASNSKVKSKTCTVL; encoded by the exons ATACCGGGGCGGTATTCACTATCGGACGCAGCAGATTTGCCGATAACTTCGCTTCGCATTTTTTCATCCGACAGGACCCGGTGGTATCCATCGTTTGCGGGGACGAGCACTCGGCCGTCATATGCC AAAGCGGCAGACTTTTCGTCTTCGGGAGCAATGACTGGGGGCAGTTGGGCCTCGGGCACAAGAACCACGTTAGCAAACCGTCTTGCGTAAAGA TCCTGAAACCAGAAAAGGTGACTAACGTTGCGTGCGGAAGAGCTCACACTCTGATATGTACTG GTGGTCAAAAGATCTTTGCATGCGGAAGCGACCAGGAAGGTCAATTAGGTCGCGGAGGATTGGCTGCTGGAGACAGTTCGACTACTCCTGTTCTGATTTACGATTGCGGATCGGCTGGACCAAGCATATCGCAGGTCGCCGCTGGGTCTCATCATTCTATGGCACTTCTCAGTGACGGGGGAGTCATCGCCTGGGGCAGTAATCTTGAGGGACAGTTAGGGCTGGCCGGTACTTCCGGTTTAGTCAACAAGCCGACGAAGGTTCCGATTCCAGAAATCATAAAAGCGATCAGCACCGGATACTATCACACGGCGTTTTTGACCG aaaGCGGCCTCATATACGTCTGTGGCGAGGCTGAAAGTGGCAAGCTAGGAATCGTTGTCAACTTCTCTACCCAAGCCGCTCCGAAACAGTTGCAGCTTCCGGGTCCAGCTGCGAAGATCGTTTGTGGAGGACACCACAGTCTCGTTCTAACCG AAACCGGCGAACTCTACTGCTTCGGAAGCAACGTCAGCGGGCAATTAGGGATGGGTGTTGACGTAACAGAAGTACAAACGCCGAAGCTTCTTCCGCGTGGCGTTTCCGAGGGAGAAGTTATCACCGAAATCGCAGCCGGAGAAAGTCACACGGCTTTAGTTACGG AATCTGGCAAGCTGTTTATGTGCGGCGATGGAAGACACGGGAAACTCGGtcttgaagaaaatgaaaacaacgTCCACGAAATAACGTATGGGGCTAAATATGAAGAACTCATGATAACCGAT GTCTCATGCGGCGGTTGTCACACAATTCTCATCGGCAAAAGACGCGAAGAAGTTGAGGAAGAGCCTGCCAGTGTGGAACCG GAACACGTCGCGAGGAAGAATTCTCTGCCACCGTTGAAGATCGCGGCGCTTGGTCGAATTGCAGGTGACATATTGCCAGACAAGAACGATCTCGACAACGCGATAAAATCTGTTGAAAATAGCATTACAGAGACGAAGGATAAGGTGAAGGACACTTTGACGAATGCGAAGACGGAACTACAGAGCAACGTCGAAAGCGTGGTGAAAAATGTTACCGATACCGTCAAGAAAGACGTCGAGGTGGTGAAAAAAACCGCCGAGGGTATGATGGGCAGTGTTACAGACGCGATGAACAATATTAAGAAACCGGAATTCCCTAAAAAGCTCGCCGACTATATAGAGGAAGAGAATAAGACTGAAGAATTGCTGAACGAACTAGCCAACGAAACTGACGAAACAACGAACAACAATCAGACGAACAAAGACGATTCTGGAAGAGTAGACAACGCCGAGCAATCGGTGGAAAGGATGCAATCAGCGACCGCTAGTTTGAGATCTACCATTTCAGCGAGAAGTAATCGATCGACTGATAGGCAAATTAAATCACCCGTTAGCTCTGCCTTGGCAATGGAAAAGCCAGCATCTCCCATGGACGAACATCAAATCCCTCCTCCTAAGCCACCTAGACAAAAATCTGGTCTGTCGGATGAAGCGGTGAAAGAAGGGAAGAGTGCATCGCTTTCGAACAAATCCGCAAAAAGCGCCGGTAACGTGTCGATGAATGGAACTGGGGATTCTAAAAGTCCTTTTCAAGAAAACAATCAAATTCATGAGCTTGAGGAAACGATTAAGAAATCGGATACGCGGCGAAGTTCTAAAACAGCTCGATCAATAAATGGAGAAGAACAACCGGTTTCAGACAGTGATCGACaaacggaagaaaaagagaacaatATACACGAAGAAGAACTTGAAAAGGAACAGGAAAAAGGAGAGACGGCAACGGCGCAGGACGATGCTGATGTAATAGAACCTCCGCCGCAAAAAACAG AAACGTTTCGTGTTATAGGAAAAATTGCGAAACTATTCAAAGGGAAAAAACAGGAATTGCAAAATGGCGTTAATGGAGGCAGTGCATCTAATTCAAAAGTGAAA TCAAAGACGTGTACCGTGCTGTAA
- the LOC107220110 gene encoding X-linked retinitis pigmentosa GTPase regulator isoform X3, translated as MGLPDIDNIPDTGAVFTIGRSRFADNFASHFFIRQDPVVSIVCGDEHSAVICQSGRLFVFGSNDWGQLGLGHKNHVSKPSCVKSGQKIFACGSDQEGQLGRGGLAAGDSSTTPVLIYDCGSAGPSISQVAAGSHHSMALLSDGGVIAWGSNLEGQLGLAGTSGLVNKPTKVPIPEIIKAISTGYYHTAFLTESGLIYVCGEAESGKLGIVVNFSTQAAPKQLQLPGPAAKIVCGGHHSLVLTETGELYCFGSNVSGQLGMGVDVTEVQTPKLLPRGVSEGEVITEIAAGESHTALVTESGKLFMCGDGRHGKLGLEENENNVHEITYGAKYEELMITDVSCGGCHTILIGKRREEVEEEPASVEPEHVARKNSLPPLKIAALGRIAGDILPDKNDLDNAIKSVENSITETKDKVKDTLTNAKTELQSNVESVVKNVTDTVKKDVEVVKKTAEGMMGSVTDAMNNIKKPEFPKKLADYIEEENKTEELLNELANETDETTNNNQTNKDDSGRVDNAEQSVERMQSATASLRSTISARSNRSTDRQIKSPVSSALAMEKPASPMDEHQIPPPKPPRQKSGLSDEAVKEGKSASLSNKSAKSAGNVSMNGTGDSKSPFQENNQIHELEETIKKSDTRRSSKTARSINGEEQPVSDSDRQTEEKENNIHEEELEKEQEKGETATAQDDADVIEPPPQKTETFRVIGKIAKLFKGKKQELQNGVNGGSASNSKVKSKTCTVL; from the exons ATACCGGGGCGGTATTCACTATCGGACGCAGCAGATTTGCCGATAACTTCGCTTCGCATTTTTTCATCCGACAGGACCCGGTGGTATCCATCGTTTGCGGGGACGAGCACTCGGCCGTCATATGCC AAAGCGGCAGACTTTTCGTCTTCGGGAGCAATGACTGGGGGCAGTTGGGCCTCGGGCACAAGAACCACGTTAGCAAACCGTCTTGCGTAAAGA GTGGTCAAAAGATCTTTGCATGCGGAAGCGACCAGGAAGGTCAATTAGGTCGCGGAGGATTGGCTGCTGGAGACAGTTCGACTACTCCTGTTCTGATTTACGATTGCGGATCGGCTGGACCAAGCATATCGCAGGTCGCCGCTGGGTCTCATCATTCTATGGCACTTCTCAGTGACGGGGGAGTCATCGCCTGGGGCAGTAATCTTGAGGGACAGTTAGGGCTGGCCGGTACTTCCGGTTTAGTCAACAAGCCGACGAAGGTTCCGATTCCAGAAATCATAAAAGCGATCAGCACCGGATACTATCACACGGCGTTTTTGACCG aaaGCGGCCTCATATACGTCTGTGGCGAGGCTGAAAGTGGCAAGCTAGGAATCGTTGTCAACTTCTCTACCCAAGCCGCTCCGAAACAGTTGCAGCTTCCGGGTCCAGCTGCGAAGATCGTTTGTGGAGGACACCACAGTCTCGTTCTAACCG AAACCGGCGAACTCTACTGCTTCGGAAGCAACGTCAGCGGGCAATTAGGGATGGGTGTTGACGTAACAGAAGTACAAACGCCGAAGCTTCTTCCGCGTGGCGTTTCCGAGGGAGAAGTTATCACCGAAATCGCAGCCGGAGAAAGTCACACGGCTTTAGTTACGG AATCTGGCAAGCTGTTTATGTGCGGCGATGGAAGACACGGGAAACTCGGtcttgaagaaaatgaaaacaacgTCCACGAAATAACGTATGGGGCTAAATATGAAGAACTCATGATAACCGAT GTCTCATGCGGCGGTTGTCACACAATTCTCATCGGCAAAAGACGCGAAGAAGTTGAGGAAGAGCCTGCCAGTGTGGAACCG GAACACGTCGCGAGGAAGAATTCTCTGCCACCGTTGAAGATCGCGGCGCTTGGTCGAATTGCAGGTGACATATTGCCAGACAAGAACGATCTCGACAACGCGATAAAATCTGTTGAAAATAGCATTACAGAGACGAAGGATAAGGTGAAGGACACTTTGACGAATGCGAAGACGGAACTACAGAGCAACGTCGAAAGCGTGGTGAAAAATGTTACCGATACCGTCAAGAAAGACGTCGAGGTGGTGAAAAAAACCGCCGAGGGTATGATGGGCAGTGTTACAGACGCGATGAACAATATTAAGAAACCGGAATTCCCTAAAAAGCTCGCCGACTATATAGAGGAAGAGAATAAGACTGAAGAATTGCTGAACGAACTAGCCAACGAAACTGACGAAACAACGAACAACAATCAGACGAACAAAGACGATTCTGGAAGAGTAGACAACGCCGAGCAATCGGTGGAAAGGATGCAATCAGCGACCGCTAGTTTGAGATCTACCATTTCAGCGAGAAGTAATCGATCGACTGATAGGCAAATTAAATCACCCGTTAGCTCTGCCTTGGCAATGGAAAAGCCAGCATCTCCCATGGACGAACATCAAATCCCTCCTCCTAAGCCACCTAGACAAAAATCTGGTCTGTCGGATGAAGCGGTGAAAGAAGGGAAGAGTGCATCGCTTTCGAACAAATCCGCAAAAAGCGCCGGTAACGTGTCGATGAATGGAACTGGGGATTCTAAAAGTCCTTTTCAAGAAAACAATCAAATTCATGAGCTTGAGGAAACGATTAAGAAATCGGATACGCGGCGAAGTTCTAAAACAGCTCGATCAATAAATGGAGAAGAACAACCGGTTTCAGACAGTGATCGACaaacggaagaaaaagagaacaatATACACGAAGAAGAACTTGAAAAGGAACAGGAAAAAGGAGAGACGGCAACGGCGCAGGACGATGCTGATGTAATAGAACCTCCGCCGCAAAAAACAG AAACGTTTCGTGTTATAGGAAAAATTGCGAAACTATTCAAAGGGAAAAAACAGGAATTGCAAAATGGCGTTAATGGAGGCAGTGCATCTAATTCAAAAGTGAAA TCAAAGACGTGTACCGTGCTGTAA
- the LOC107220143 gene encoding ATP-dependent RNA helicase DHX30 has translation MLSIAKDSLKKSHNFYVYNKSFTCITSLRAKFTRHVEKTQCHESCAENVIRQPNHNTKQEVTMQSSSSHQQTMYDQKDFFTSAQRSHGKEIEQNILDVLLANLLKANGIDKQGTFLHKTMSHLMAVKLQAIRTTLEDNLKLPPSVLYVNRTIDRYKKHEIPYFKASKTEQFLRENDSRAMLLSKKLTKSPALNCINTFHTSALNRVSFDDEMNKKMHNQRSLAKDDNVDFNHQHEDHNDDFHFESVNWLKDESNNKFRPNDKLENDSLAEAMDSFVERTVRRRHVKRHSQTLHSGCSKEDQNKGMSDTAKKVTVSQEKLEKLYPDPRNAMNKIYSIVSTEFKDPKYMVKVNFESILPNKGKIRIWQATYNVLWPSEMSFTAIAKTKAAASSAASLKCLQHLVSNGNVKNGVPMVYGPNEINDIMNSPIRIEIRPKLIESVNQLLDRYSEDIAPLLRNSEAEPNNINSSQIEMIDSDEDIYEGEAISPTVTNMIQASDRLLDPLRATPLIQHSKATLDKRDMEMYQRLKARQTDSHINLPIMKYREDIIKQVEDQRVLVVKGEPGCGKSTQVPQFLLDHFTNHGKGTNCNIVITEPRRISAISLAKRVAAERNENLGDSIGYQVRLQSIPPSGPSGGILFCSTGILLRRLQNNPNLVGCSHVILDEAHERDLNTDVLIVLLNRALQRNPNLKLIIMSATINAGLFEKYFDCNTIMVPGFMHPVKMHFLEDIMRLGIRDITHQDMNLPNPSVNAEQLGKLVEWISKNKPNGAILCFLPGWSEILKVKRYLEERLSSNTHLILPVHSRLPHSDQLMIFNKAPYGIRKIILATNIAETSITIDDVVYVVDSCAHKEVRIHHDTGGCSIDNQWVSQGNINQRKGRAGRVQPGESYHFITKDKYESLDKFPLPEIMRAELHKAVLDCKTYTSEKAAEFFSQMPEPPKITSVQHAVNELIEIGALNKNEDLTALGKRIALFPVDPRLSKAMVYSAIFQCVNPIVTLTSILSSDVEIFMDRLYDKSPMRKIKAEFEPMSDHLALAWLFEQWNVYANQSQNEAYQFCKKAQLQFGRMMLLKDLKDLFGQHLAQCRMIGTYENWKDLGSHLNTNSTNDELVRGVLLAGLGRVLQRRDGEFKNGRFKKVKNVMLMQDGRRATLTPDSVNYNREKWPSPYLTYQRHVHSSERRTTLIRESSIISPLTVLLFTEGNIEAHNYRKNKVETTDVLLTFQDKKNVRLICSEETADLLLNLRSSLQNVVRYLIENQGLANCDENVRAIESFKKELFNLLCKILNEANGLDDQSEGSIRQAEEEW, from the exons ATGTTGTCTATCGCAAAGGATTCGTTGAAAAAGTCTCACAATTTTTATGTATACAACAAATCATTCACTTGCATAACGTCTCTGCGTGCAAAGTTTACGCGGCATGTCGAAAAGACCCAGTGTCACGAATCGTGCGCGGAAAATG TCATCCGTCAGCCAAATCACAACACGAAACAAGAGGTAACGATGCAAAGTTCTTCCTCTCATCAGCAGACAATGTACGACCAGAaggatttttttacttctgcACAAAG GTCTCACGGTAAAGAAATCGAACAGAACATACTTGATGTATTGTTGGCCAATCTTCTGAAAGCTAATGGTATAGACAAGCAGGGTACCTTCTTACACAAGACGATGAGCCATCTCATGGCTGTGAAACTGCAAGCGATACGTACCACTTTGGAGGATAACTTAAAATTACCTCCTTCCGTGCTATATGTGAATAGAACAATTGATCGATACAAAAAACATGAGATACCTTATTTTAAGGCATCAAAGACAGAACAATTTTTGAGAGAAAACGATTCAAGGGCAATGTTATTGTCTAAGAAATTGACAAAAAGTCCTGCTTTGAACTGCATCAACACGTTTCATACCAGTGCATTAAACAGAGTTTCTTTTGATGatgaaatgaacaaaaaaatgcaTAATCAAAGGTCACTTGCCAAAGACGACAATGTAGATTTTAATCATCAGCATGAGGATCACAAtgatgattttcattttgaatcaGTAAATTGGTTGAAAGATGaatcaaataataaattcCGTCCAAATGACAAATTGGAAAATGATTCCTTGGCAGAAGCAATGGATTCCTTTGTGGAGAGAACTGTAAGAAGAAGGCATGTGAAAAGACATTCTCAAACCTTACATTCAGGTTGTAGCAAAGAAGATCAAAATAAGGGCATGTCAGATACTGCAAAAAAAGTTACCGTCAGCCAGGAAA AACTGGAAAAGTTGTACCCAGATCCACGAAATgcgatgaataaaatttattccattGTCAGCACAGAATTCAAAGATCCAAAGTACATGgtgaaagtaaattttgaatctATATTGCCAAACAAGGGTAAAATAAGAATCTGGCAAGCTACCTACAATGTATTGTGGCCAAGTGAAATGAGTTTCACGGCTATAGCTAAAACAAAAGCAGCTGCTTCTAGCGCAGCAAGTCTTAAGTGCTTACAACATTTGGTATCAAatggaaatgtgaaaaatggtGTGCCAATGGTTTATGGCCCTAATGAAATTAACGATATTATGAATTCACCAATCAGAATAGAAATTCGGCCAAAGTTAATTGAGAGTGTAAATCAACTTCTAGATCGTTACAGTGAG GATATAGCACCACTTTTGAGGAATTCAGAAGCTGAACCAAATAATATTAACTCATcacaaattgaaatgattgaCAGTGACGAAGATATTTACGAAGGCGAAGCGATTTCACCCACAGTAACCAATATGATTCAAGCATCTGATCGCTTACTTGATCCACTTAGAGCAACACCATTAATCCAACATAGTAAAGCGACTCTGGATAAACGAGATATGGAAATGTATCAGAGACTCAAAGCAAGGCAAACTGACAGCCACATCAATTTACCCATCATGAAGTACAG AGAGGACATCATAAAACAAGTTGAAGATCAGCGTGTTTTGGTTGTGAAAGGTGAACCAGGCTGTGGGAAAAGTACCCAGGTACCACAGTTCCTCCTAGACCATTTTACAAACCATGGAAAAGGAACAAACTGCAATATCGTCATCACAGAACCACGTAGAATATCAGCAATTTCGTTAGCCAAGCGTGTGGCCGCTgagagaaacgaaaatttgGGAGACTCTATTGGTTACCAAGTAAGATTGCAAAGTATCCCGCCAAGTGGGCCGAGTGGCGGGATTCTGTTCTGTTCAACTGGAATACTTTTGCGAAGATTGCAGAACAATCCTAACTTGGTTGGATGTTCACATGTAATTTTGGATGAAGCGCATGAACGGGACTTGAATACAGACGTATTGATTGTATTGCTGAACCGAGCATTGCAAAGAAATCCGAATCTGAAACTGATCATCATGTCTGCCACGATAAACGCTGGCTTATTTGAGAAGTACTTTGATTGCAATACGATCATGGTTCCTGGCTTTATGCACCCAGTGAAAATGCATTTCTTGGAGGATATAATGCGTCTTGGCATTAGGGATATAACGCATCAAGATATGAATCTACCAAACCCATCTGTAAACGCTGAACAACTAGGGAAATTAGTTGAGTGGATCTCAAAAAACAAACCCAACGGTGCTATCTTATGCTTTCTCCCAGGATGGTCTGAAATACTAAAAGTAAAACGATATTTAGAAGAGAGATTGAGCTCTAACACTCACCTGATTCTGCCTGTTCACTCACGGCTTCCTCATTCTGATCAgttaatgattttcaataaaGCACCTTACGGaatcagaaaaataattctcgcAACGAATATAGCTGAAACTAGTATAACTATTGATGATGTAGTATATGTTGTGGATTCTTGTGCACACAAGGAAGTCCGGATTCATCATGACACAGGTGGTTGTAGTATTGACAATCAATGGGTATCACAAGGAAATATAAATCAGAg GAAAGGAAGAGCTGGTCGTGTGCAGCCTGGTGAGAGCTACCATTTCATAACTAAGGATAAATATGAATCGCTTGACAAGTTCCCATTACCCGAAATTATGCGGGCTGAACTCCACAAAGCTGTTTTGGACTGCAAAACGTACACATCGGAAAAAGCAGCAGAATTTTTCTCTCAGATGCCTGAACCACCGAAAATAACATCTGTGCAGCATGCAGTTAACGAATTAATCGAAATTGGCGCGTTAAATAAGAACGAGGACCTGACGGCATTGGGAAAAAGAATTGCACTATTCCCTGTTGACCCTAGACTAAGCAAAGCTATGGTTTACTCTGCTATCTTTCA GTGCGTAAACCCAATTGTAACACTGACGTCGATACTGTCTTCAGACGTTGAAATATTCATGGATAGGTTATATGACAAATCAccaatgagaaaaataaaggcTGAATTTGAGCCTATGAGCGATCATCTTGCCTTGGCTTGGCTATTCGAGCAATGGAATGTGTATGCCAATCAAAGCCAAAACGAAGCTTatcaattttgcaaaaaagCGCAGCTTCAGTTTGGCAGGATGATGCTCTTGAAAG ACCTGAAAGATTTGTTCGGTCAGCATCTTGCTCAGTGCCGTATGATTGGCACGTACGAAAATTGGAAAGACTTAGGTTCACATCTAAACACAAATTCAACAAATGACGAATTGGTACGTGGTGTCCTCCTTGCTGGATTAGGAAGGGTGCTCCAGAGAAGAGAtggagaatttaaaaatggtaGATTCAAGAAGGTTAAGAATGTTATGCTGATGCA AGATGGACGGAGAGCAACTTTAACACCTGATAGCGTCAATtataacagagaaaaatggcCAAGTCCTTACCTCACCTACCAACGGCATGTTCACAGCAGTGAAAGAAGAACTACTCTTATTCGGGAAAGTAGTATTATTTCACCACTCACCGTCTTATTGTTCACTGAAGGAAATATTGAGGCACATAAT TATCGGAAAAACAAAGTCGAAACTACCGATGTCTTACTGACATTCCAAGATAAGAAAAACGTCCGGCTCATTTGCAGCGAAGA AACTGCAGACTTGTTACTGAATCTGAGGAGTTCTTTGCAGAATGTAGTGCGTTACTTAATCGAAAACCAAGGTTTGGCTAATTGTGACGAGAACGTCAGGGCTATTGAGTCGTTTAAAAAGGAACTGTTCAATTTACtctgtaaaattttaaacgaagCAAATGGACTGGATGATCAATCTGAAGGGTCTATTCGTCAAGCTGAAGAAGAGTGGTAG